The Methanobrevibacter sp. nucleotide sequence TTCATGAAAAAAAATAAAAATAGAAAAAGAGGAAGAAAATCCTGAAAATTAATAAAAAATAATTAAAATTAAATAAAAAAATTTTAAAATTTATTTCATTTTAGCCAATCTTTTTTCAAAGTAAGGCAATTTCTTTTCATTATCCGCAAACACTTCACATGCGGTTTCCAAGACTCTCACTTCATTGTCATAGTCATTCTCTTTTCTGTAAAGGACACATAACCTTTTATATGCTGCATCTTTTGGCTGTTTTGATTCAACATACCTTTCATATTCCTTAATCGCCTTTTTAAGGTTGGCCTCTTCCATTTCCTTGATGGTGCTCATTGGAATGACTTTTACAATTGCTTTTCCTGATGCCTTGGCCTTTTTCCTCTTTTCAGCCTTTTTGATTGCCTTATTGCAGGATTTCTTAAAGTCCTTATCGTCTTCAGTCTTTCTTGCCTGCTTGATTAATTTAATGGATTCGTCAGTTGCCAAATCTCCCAAAGCTTGAATTGCAGCCAATTTTACACCCCAATCCTCATCTTCAAGACATTTTGCAATATTATCAAATTCATCTTCAGCTTGAAGCTCACCTAATGATCTGACAGCCACTTTTCTTACTCCGAAATCCTCATCATCAAGGGATTCGACAAAATAAGGAATTACCTTCTCATCTTCAGTTTCCTTAAGTGCAAATGCAAGGAATCTTTTATCCTTTCCTTCTGATTTGGTGAATTCCTCAATCAGTTTATCTACAGCTGCATCCCCCATGTTTCCCAAAATCTCTGCAGCCTTAAAACGAACCTGCGCATTTTCATCCTTAGTGGCTTGAATCAATGGGTCGATGATTGCCTCATCATTTACATTTTCCAAGCTTGCAATAGCTGATTTTCTGGTAGCTACATCCTCATCCTTCAATGCTTCAATAGCTTCTTCAATTGATAAGTTTCCAACCATAATAAATCCTCATTAAATAAAAATTGAAATTGTAAATCAATAAAAATTAAAAATAGTCATGAAAAATAAAAAATTCATGCCATCAAACTAAATTTTTAATTTAATAATATTTAAGTTAAAACTAATATTTAAATTAATTCGGATAAAAAACTTAAAGTTAAACGAATTATTAACTAAACTATAAACGAATTATTAACTAAACTATAAAATAAATAAATTACATAAAATAATTAGTACAGTATTTAAAACAGAAGATTAGATATAAATTATACCACCAAATAAGAATTGATAATATGATAAGAAAACAGACAAAAAGTTATTCAAAAAAAGAGATTTATAAAAATCTCCATCCTTACGTAAAAGAATGGTTTGAGAATAACTTTGATGACTTTACACCTGCACAGAAACAAGCGATTCCTGAAATTCATAAGGGAAAGAACATACTTGTCTCATCACCAACAGGATCTGGAAAGACTCTGACCGCTTTTTTATCAGTCATAAATGAATTGACCGAACTTGCCGATAAGGGAGAGCTTGAAGATAAAGTATACTGCATTTACATATCTCCACTAAAGGCTTTGGACAATGACATTGAAAGGAACCTGGACCAGCCACTTAGGGAAATAGAAAAGATAGCTAAAAAGCCTTTGGGAATTAGAAAAGCCGTAAGAACCGGAGACACCACCCAATACCAAAGAACAAAAATGTTGAAATCCCCTCCACATATCCTAATTACAACTCCCGAAACATTGTCAATACTCCTCGTCGCCCCTAAATTCAGGGAAAAGCTTTCACATGTGAAATATGTGATAGTGGATGAGATTCATTCATTGGCTGAAAACAAGAGAGGAGTCCATTTAAGCTTGTCTCTTGAGAGATTGCAGCATCTGATAGGGGGATATACAAGGATTGGACTCTCCGCTACAGTCAGCCCCCTTGAAGAGGTTGCAAAATTCCTTGTTGGATACGAATACGGAATAGAAAGGGACTGCATTCTAGTTGATATAGACTATCTGAAGGAATTGGATATAGAAGTCATCTCTCCAGTTGACGATATTGTAATAGCTGACGATGAGGATACAAGGATGGCAACCTATGCACTGATTGATGACCTGGTGATGGAACACAAGACAACATTGATATTCACAAATACCCGTAGCGCAACTGAACGCTACGTTTATAATCTTAAAAAGCTCTATGGAGAGCACTTCAACAACAGTAACATTATGGCTCACCACTCCTCACTATCCAAGGAATCAAGATTGGAAACCGAGGAAAAACTCAAAAAGGGAGAACTGAAAGCCGTAGTGTCCTCCACATCACTTGAACTTGGAATTGATATCGGTTATATCGACCTTGTAATACTGATCAACTCTCCGAAATCAGTTTCAAGGGCATTGCAGAGAATAGGCAGAAGCGGACATAGGCTGCATGAAAAGTCAAAGGGAAGAATAATCGTTACAGATAGGGACGAACTTGTGGAATGTTCCGTGCTATTGAAGAATGCAAAGGAAGGGAAAATCGACAATATTAAGATTCCAAAGGACTGCTTGGATGTGCTTTCACAGCATATCTATGGAATGGGAATCGAAAACCCTTGGGACATTGACTATGCCTATGATGTAATTAGAAAAAGCTATTGCTATAAGGACCTAGAAAGGGACGACTACGAAGATGTCCTAAGCTATTTGGCAGGAGAATATGTGGAGCTTGAAGAGCGTTACGTTTATGCAAAAATCTGGATTGACTATAAGGAAAATACCTTTGGAAAGAGAGGAAAACTGGCAAGAATGCTTTATTCAACAAATATAGGAACAATCCCAGACCATTCTGCGGTAATCGTAAAATGTGATGGCGAGGCAATCGGCAAGGTTGAAGAGGGCTTCATGGAAAAGCTAAAAAAAGGAGACAGCTTTGTCCTCGGTGGAAGAACATATAAGTTCAATTATGGAAAGGGAATGACAATCAATGTCTCTCCGGCATCAGGACCACCTACAATTCCTTCATGGTATTCCGAACAGCTGCCTCTGGCATTTGACCTTGCAGTTGACATTCAAAGGTTCAGATACATTCTTGAAAGCAAGTTCCAATATGGAAGGTCCAAGGAGGAAATAATAGAATTCCTCCATGAATACCTTTATGTTGACGAATTTGCGGCAAATTCCAT carries:
- a CDS encoding HEAT repeat domain-containing protein gives rise to the protein MVGNLSIEEAIEALKDEDVATRKSAIASLENVNDEAIIDPLIQATKDENAQVRFKAAEILGNMGDAAVDKLIEEFTKSEGKDKRFLAFALKETEDEKVIPYFVESLDDEDFGVRKVAVRSLGELQAEDEFDNIAKCLEDEDWGVKLAAIQALGDLATDESIKLIKQARKTEDDKDFKKSCNKAIKKAEKRKKAKASGKAIVKVIPMSTIKEMEEANLKKAIKEYERYVESKQPKDAAYKRLCVLYRKENDYDNEVRVLETACEVFADNEKKLPYFEKRLAKMK
- a CDS encoding ATP-dependent helicase, with the translated sequence MIRKQTKSYSKKEIYKNLHPYVKEWFENNFDDFTPAQKQAIPEIHKGKNILVSSPTGSGKTLTAFLSVINELTELADKGELEDKVYCIYISPLKALDNDIERNLDQPLREIEKIAKKPLGIRKAVRTGDTTQYQRTKMLKSPPHILITTPETLSILLVAPKFREKLSHVKYVIVDEIHSLAENKRGVHLSLSLERLQHLIGGYTRIGLSATVSPLEEVAKFLVGYEYGIERDCILVDIDYLKELDIEVISPVDDIVIADDEDTRMATYALIDDLVMEHKTTLIFTNTRSATERYVYNLKKLYGEHFNNSNIMAHHSSLSKESRLETEEKLKKGELKAVVSSTSLELGIDIGYIDLVILINSPKSVSRALQRIGRSGHRLHEKSKGRIIVTDRDELVECSVLLKNAKEGKIDNIKIPKDCLDVLSQHIYGMGIENPWDIDYAYDVIRKSYCYKDLERDDYEDVLSYLAGEYVELEERYVYAKIWIDYKENTFGKRGKLARMLYSTNIGTIPDHSAVIVKCDGEAIGKVEEGFMEKLKKGDSFVLGGRTYKFNYGKGMTINVSPASGPPTIPSWYSEQLPLAFDLAVDIQRFRYILESKFQYGRSKEEIIEFLHEYLYVDEFAANSIYEYFNEQFLYAQIPHKQKLLVEYYTGFGGRKFVVFHSLFGRKTNDAIARAVAYVASDRNKRNITISITDNGFYLSSDGKMGALEALKRLTPTNFENILIRSLDKTETLASRFRHCAGRSLMTLRRYKGHEKSVGRQQVRGKILLKYIQEMDNNFPILKESRREATEDYMDIKNAKRVISWIHSGEMEIKTINTIIPSPFAFNLVSQGYLEVLKQNDKSEFTKRMHRAVIEKIKEQMENDYY